In Sulfitobacter guttiformis, the genomic stretch TGTTCCTCCCTAGATTTGAACATTGAAGGTGGTCCGGTTCTTGCTTGCCGGGTCACCCAATTCGATTAGACCCAGCGGAAGACCGCCAAGGCATAAAAGAAGCAGACGATCAGCGCACCCCATTGCGGCGCACTGAGTAGTCCAAGCCAAGCCAAATTAATAAAGGCCGAGCCCAGCAACGTGATGAACAATCTGTCACCACGGGTCGTTTCGATCCGAAGAATGCCGTTGCGCGGGACCTCCGGATATTTGATCGCAAGCACTGTAAAAGTGACCAGCGTTATTGCGATGATGCCGAAGAAAGCGGCGGTCGGCCAAGTCCATGCCATCCAGTCCATATTTGTTTCTCCTCTCTTAGACGCGTCCTAGGGCAAAGCCCTTGGCGATGTAGTTACGGACAAAATAGATCACCAAAGCCCCCGGAAGGATTGTGAGAACCCCCGCTGCTGCCAACACCCCCCAGTCGATGCCAGCGGCACCCACTGTCCGGGTCATTGTGGCGGCTATCGGTTTTGCGTTTACCGATGTGAGCGTACGGCTGAGCAGCAATTCAACCCAGCTGAACATGAACAGAAAGAATGCAGTGACACCGATGCCAGAGGCTACCAGCGGTGTGAAAATGCGGATGAAGAAGCGCGGGAAGGAATAGCCGTCGATATAGGCTGTCTCGTCGATTTCCTTGGGCACGCCACGCATGAAACCCTCAAGGATCCAGACTGCCAACGGCACGTTGAACAGGCAATGCGCCAAGGCGACAGCGATATGCGTGTCGAACAATCCTACCGAGCTGTAGAGCTGGAAAAAAGGCAGCGCGAAAACCGCAGGCGGTGCCATCCGATTGGTCAATAGCCAGAAGAATAGGTGCTTGTCGCCCATGAAAGTATAGCGGCTGAAGGCATAGGCCGCCGGCAGTGCGACCAGCAATGAGATGACCATGTTCATGACCACATAGGTCATCGAATTGAGATAGCCGGTGTACCATGACGCGTCCGTTAGGATTGTCAGGTAGTTGTCAAACGTCAGATCACGGGGCCACAAGGTAAAGCTGTTGAGAATCTCGGAATTGGTCTTGAGGCTCATCATCACCAGCCAGTAGATTGGCAACAGCAAGAACAGCAGGTAGAGGCCCATAACAATGGCATTGCCCCTGATCGTGGGCAGGCCAAAACTGCGTTTGGCCGGGGTGATTGTGAAGTCAGACATCAGTGGCCATCCCTTTTATCGAGGTTCGTCATCACCGTGTAGAACACGTAAGACACCAGCAGGATCACAAGATAATACATGATCGAGAACGCCGCCGCCGGACCAAGGTCAAACTGCCCGAGTGCCATCTTGACCAGATCAATCGACAGGAAGGTCGTTGAGTTACCCGGTCCTCCACCCGTCACCACAAAGGGTTCTGTGTAGATCATGAAGCTGTCCATAAAGCGCAGCAGGATAGCGATCATCAGCACGCCCATGATCTTGGGCAGCTCGATAAAGCGGAACACTTTCCAGCGACTGGCCTGATCGATCTTGGCTGCTTGGTAATAGGCGTCCGGAATGGATTGCAGACCGGCATAGGCTAAAAGGGCGACCAACGACGTCCAGTGCCAAACGTCCATGACAATAACCGTGATCCAAGCAGCGTAGAAGTCTTGGGTGTAGTTATAATCGATCCCCAAGGCGGCCAGCGTATACCCAAGAAGGCCAATATCAACGCGGCCGAAAATCTGCCAAATTGTGCCAACCACATTCCATGGAATGAGCAATGGTAGCGACATCAGGACCAGACAAAGCGAGGCCCAAAAGCCCTTCTTTGGCATGTTCAACGCGACGAAAATGCCGAGCGGGATTTCTATGGCGAGAATGATTGCAGAAAAAGTAATTTGGCGGCCCAGAGCATTCCACATGCGCTCGGATTCCAGCATCTCCTTGAACCATTCAAGGCCTGCCCAAAAGAATTGGTTTTTCCCAAAGGTGTCCTGCACCGAGTAGTTGACCACGGTCATCAGTGGGATCACCGCAGAAAATGCCACCAGCAGGAGTACCGGCAGAATGAGGAACCAAGCTTTTTGATTAACTGTTTTGTTCATGTCAGGCCACCTTCGGCGCGACGCGCCAGCTATCGGAATAGACGTTGATACCTGCCGGATCAAAGACCACACGGTTCATGTCGGGCGAAATTTCAGCACCTTCGGCAGCAAGGATGTTGATCTCGGTGCCGTGGAAGTCGGCGCGCACGATTTTATGGCGGCCCACGTCTTCGACTCGCTTGATCGTCACAGGCAGACCTTCGTCGCCCCCACTCAGTGATGTGAACTCAGGCCGCACTCCCAATTCTACTTTGCCAGACAGCGCACCAAAGCTTTTGCCCAGCGAAATCTGCGTGCCCTCAAGTACAGCCTTCTCACCGTCCACTTGCGCTGTAAGCACGTTCATACCCGGCGAGCCGATGAAGTAGCCGACGAATGTGTGCTCTGGTTGTTCAAAAAGCTGTTGCGGTGTCCCCATCTGGACAACGCGGCCATCAAACATCACCACGACCTTGTCCGCAAAAGTCAGCGCTTCGGTCTGGTCGTGGGTCACGTAGATCATCGTGTGCCCAAACTCATGGTGCAGGGACTTCAATTGCGTGCGCAATTCCCATTTCATATGGGGGTCGATCACCGTCAGCGGCTCGTCAAACAACAACGCATTGACGTCTTCGCGCACCATGCCACGGCCCAGCGAAATCTTTTGTTTGGCATCCGCCGTCAGGCCACGCGCCTTATGGTCAAGCGTCGCTTCCATCCCAATCATCGCTGCGATCTGCTGGACGCGATCTTTGATATAAGTCGAATCGGCACCCCGATTGCGCAGCGGAAAGGCCAGATTGTCGCGCACCGTCATTGTGTCATAGACCACGGGGAACTGGAAAACCTGCGCGATGTTCCGCTCTGTCGTTGGGGACATCGTCACGTCACGGTCATTGAACAGGATGCGCCCCTGAGAAGGGTGCAGCAGGCCTGAAATAATATTGAGCAATGTGGATTTACCACAACCAGAGGCACCTAGCAGCGCATATGCTTCGCCATCGACCCAGTCGTGGTTAAGTTGTTTAAGCGCAAAGTCATCTTCGCTCGTTGGATTTGGCAAATAGGAATGTGCCAGATTTTCGAGAGTGATTTTTGCCATTGTTGTTATCCCTCAGGCTGCAACCGCATAGGGGGCAGGTGCCACCGATGTGCCGTCTTGCGCAAAGATGTAGACGTGTTTTGGATCGAGGTAGACATTCAGAGATGCGCCGATTTCCAAGGCTTTTACGCCGTGCACAAGGCCAACCCAGTTTTCGCCGTGGTGGTCCAGATGGATGAATGTCTCAGACCCGGTGATCTCGGTCACGTTCAACTTTCCCGTGAATTCGAGCGCACCCGGAGCCTGTTGTTCCAACTCAAGATGGTTGGGACGAAATCCTGCGATGTAGCTGCCATCTTTCAACTCTTCGAAAGCGCCGGATGCCGGTGCAGATTGTTCGTCGCCGAACAGCAAGCGGTCACCGGATTTTTGGATATCTAAAAAGTTCATTGGCGGATCGGAAAACACCCGCGCTGTTATGGCGTTGACAGGCTGGCGGTAAACCGTCGGCGTCTTGCCAAATTGGGTAATTTTGCCTTCCCACATCGCCGCAGTATAACCGCCCAGCAGCAGCGCCTCTTCTGGCTCGGTCGTGGCATATACAAAGATCGACCCCGCTTCTTCGAAAATCTTTGGGATCTCGGCGCGCAATTCTTCGCGCAGTTTATAGTCAAGGTTGGCGAGGGGTTCGTCCAACAACACGAGGCCCGCATCTTTGACCAGCGCACGGGCAAGCGCACAACGCTGCTGTTGCCCGCCCGACAGTTCAAGCGGCTTGCGATCTAAGAAGCGCGATAATTTCATTAGGTCAGCCGCCTTCTTCACGGCTTCATCAATTTGGCTTTTGGATTGGCCCAACAGCCGCATCGGGCTGGCGATATTCTCGTACACGGTCATTGACGGGTAGTTGATGAACTGCTGATACACCATCGCAACGCCTCGGTCCTGCACCCGCATCCCCGTCACATCCTTGCCACCCCAGATGACCCTGCCTGTTGTGGGCACATCAAGCCCCGCCATGACGCGCATCAAGGATGTCTTTCCCGACAATGTTGGGCCAAGCAAAACATTCATCGTCCCTGATGACAGCTCCAGATCTGTTGGGTAGATGTGTGTTTGGCCATTGATGACCGTAGACACACCCTCAAGAACAAGTGACATTTCTCTCTCCCTTTCGCATTTCACACTGGGTGGTGCTTGGGCAGATTGGCGGCAGAACTCACCATCCAACTGTCTAAAGCATCGATTTCCTTTGACGCCATTCTGAGCCCCAACTTCGAGCGGCGCCATATGATATCTTCGGCGGTGTTGGCGAATTCGCGCTCAACCAGCCAGTTTACTTCGCGTTCCGTCAGATTCGAACCGAAATTTCGGCCCAGATCACCTTCTGTTTTTGCGTCGCCCAACAGATCGAAGGCTTCTGTACCATAGGCCTTGAGCAAACGATTAACCCAGCGTTCTGTCAGAAACGGGTATTTTGCCTTCAATTCTGCCGTGAGAGGGCCGACACCATCAACCGGAAAATCCCCACCGGGCAGGGCGACCCCTGCGGTCCATTGCGGGCCAGTCTGAGCAAAGAATGGCGCAATTTTTTCCAGCGCGCTTTCCGCGAGTTTACGGTAGGTCGTAATCTTGCCACCAAAGACACTCAGAACAGGTGCGCCTGCAGATTGATCCAGCTTCAGAACATAATCGCGCGTCGCAGCCGTCGCAGAGGTGGCCCCATCATTGTAGAGCGGGCGCACGCCGGAATAGGTATGAACGATATCATCGCGCGTGACCGGTTTCTTCAAGTACTTCGAGGCAAACCCTAACAGGTAGTCTTGTTCTTCTGGGGTGCAGACTGGCTTTTCGTGCACATCCTCATGGTCCGCATCGGTGGTGCCAATCAAGGTGAAATCGGTCTCGTAAGGAATTGTGAATATGATCCGCCCGTCTTCGCCCTGAAAGAAATAGCATTTGTCGTGATCATATAATTTGCGGGTTATAATATGGCTGCCGCGCACCAGCCGGACGCCTTCGGTGGAATTGATCCGCATCGTGTTGCGAATGACGTCTTCAACCCAAGGGCCGCCAGCGTTCACGATCATACGTGCCGTCACAATGCGACGCTCACCGCCCTGCGCCTCAAGAGTAATCTGCCACATTCCACTAACTTGCGCGGCCGAGATGACCTTGGTGCGTACATTGATAAAGGCTCCGCGGGCTTGTGCATCTCGGGCGTTCAGAACCACCAGCCGACTGTCTTCAATCCAGCAATCAGAGTATTCATAGGCCTTCTCGAGCCGGTCCTGCAGCGGCGCACCCTCTGGCGTCCCCTTCAAATTCAACGATGTTGTGCCCTTCAGAATCTTCCGGCCGCCCAGATTATCATACATAAAAAGGCCGAATCGGATAAGCCATGCGGGCCTGCGCCCTTTCAACCAAGGCACCAAGACATTCAGGACTTTTGAGGTTGGCGTGTCGCTCTCGAACCGCATGTCTTTGTGGTAGGGCAGCACGAAACGCATCGGCCAAGAAATATGTGGCATCGCCCTCAAAAGGGTCTCGCGCTCGATCAGTGCTTCTCGGACGAGGCGTATTTCCCAATACTCAAGATACCGCAGACCGCCATGAAATAACTTGGTTGAGGCGGAGGATGTCGCGGAGGCAAGATCGTTCATTTCAGCCAGCTCAACGCTCAGCCCTCGGCCAACCGCGTCACGGGCGATGCCGCATCCATTGATGCCGCCACCTATGACGAACAAGTCAACGATATCCTGATTTTCATGCTGACCCAATGAAGCCTCCCTGCATTCATTCTATGCCGCAGCCTCCCAGCTCACGCCATTGCGTCAGTCAACACCACAATACAAAATGTAGCAATAACGAATGTTCGTTTTTGTTCGTTATCACGTATTCCATTGAAACTAAGGCAACTTTATCTTCGAATGCGCACGGATTCCTAATTCTTCGAACGTTTAGGCAATCCGCAGCCTTGACGAGTCGTCAGGTCTATTGGCTGATAGAGAGCACAAGCGCCCCGCTTTTGTGTGGTTGGACCGGCGCTGCAGTGGAGTAGGTGATGGCGTCAAATTTTAGACAGAAAGAAATCCTTGATCTTGCCCGCAAAGAGGGGAAAGTCACAGTGGACG encodes the following:
- a CDS encoding carbohydrate ABC transporter permease; this encodes MSDFTITPAKRSFGLPTIRGNAIVMGLYLLFLLLPIYWLVMMSLKTNSEILNSFTLWPRDLTFDNYLTILTDASWYTGYLNSMTYVVMNMVISLLVALPAAYAFSRYTFMGDKHLFFWLLTNRMAPPAVFALPFFQLYSSVGLFDTHIAVALAHCLFNVPLAVWILEGFMRGVPKEIDETAYIDGYSFPRFFIRIFTPLVASGIGVTAFFLFMFSWVELLLSRTLTSVNAKPIAATMTRTVGAAGIDWGVLAAAGVLTILPGALVIYFVRNYIAKGFALGRV
- a CDS encoding carbohydrate ABC transporter permease — its product is MNKTVNQKAWFLILPVLLLVAFSAVIPLMTVVNYSVQDTFGKNQFFWAGLEWFKEMLESERMWNALGRQITFSAIILAIEIPLGIFVALNMPKKGFWASLCLVLMSLPLLIPWNVVGTIWQIFGRVDIGLLGYTLAALGIDYNYTQDFYAAWITVIVMDVWHWTSLVALLAYAGLQSIPDAYYQAAKIDQASRWKVFRFIELPKIMGVLMIAILLRFMDSFMIYTEPFVVTGGGPGNSTTFLSIDLVKMALGQFDLGPAAAFSIMYYLVILLVSYVFYTVMTNLDKRDGH
- a CDS encoding ABC transporter ATP-binding protein, with product MAKITLENLAHSYLPNPTSEDDFALKQLNHDWVDGEAYALLGASGCGKSTLLNIISGLLHPSQGRILFNDRDVTMSPTTERNIAQVFQFPVVYDTMTVRDNLAFPLRNRGADSTYIKDRVQQIAAMIGMEATLDHKARGLTADAKQKISLGRGMVREDVNALLFDEPLTVIDPHMKWELRTQLKSLHHEFGHTMIYVTHDQTEALTFADKVVVMFDGRVVQMGTPQQLFEQPEHTFVGYFIGSPGMNVLTAQVDGEKAVLEGTQISLGKSFGALSGKVELGVRPEFTSLSGGDEGLPVTIKRVEDVGRHKIVRADFHGTEINILAAEGAEISPDMNRVVFDPAGINVYSDSWRVAPKVA
- a CDS encoding DUF2160 domain-containing protein, with the protein product MDWMAWTWPTAAFFGIIAITLVTFTVLAIKYPEVPRNGILRIETTRGDRLFITLLGSAFINLAWLGLLSAPQWGALIVCFFYALAVFRWV
- the glpD gene encoding glycerol-3-phosphate dehydrogenase, which produces MGQHENQDIVDLFVIGGGINGCGIARDAVGRGLSVELAEMNDLASATSSASTKLFHGGLRYLEYWEIRLVREALIERETLLRAMPHISWPMRFVLPYHKDMRFESDTPTSKVLNVLVPWLKGRRPAWLIRFGLFMYDNLGGRKILKGTTSLNLKGTPEGAPLQDRLEKAYEYSDCWIEDSRLVVLNARDAQARGAFINVRTKVISAAQVSGMWQITLEAQGGERRIVTARMIVNAGGPWVEDVIRNTMRINSTEGVRLVRGSHIITRKLYDHDKCYFFQGEDGRIIFTIPYETDFTLIGTTDADHEDVHEKPVCTPEEQDYLLGFASKYLKKPVTRDDIVHTYSGVRPLYNDGATSATAATRDYVLKLDQSAGAPVLSVFGGKITTYRKLAESALEKIAPFFAQTGPQWTAGVALPGGDFPVDGVGPLTAELKAKYPFLTERWVNRLLKAYGTEAFDLLGDAKTEGDLGRNFGSNLTEREVNWLVEREFANTAEDIIWRRSKLGLRMASKEIDALDSWMVSSAANLPKHHPV
- a CDS encoding ABC transporter ATP-binding protein, whose translation is MSLVLEGVSTVINGQTHIYPTDLELSSGTMNVLLGPTLSGKTSLMRVMAGLDVPTTGRVIWGGKDVTGMRVQDRGVAMVYQQFINYPSMTVYENIASPMRLLGQSKSQIDEAVKKAADLMKLSRFLDRKPLELSGGQQQRCALARALVKDAGLVLLDEPLANLDYKLREELRAEIPKIFEEAGSIFVYATTEPEEALLLGGYTAAMWEGKITQFGKTPTVYRQPVNAITARVFSDPPMNFLDIQKSGDRLLFGDEQSAPASGAFEELKDGSYIAGFRPNHLELEQQAPGALEFTGKLNVTEITGSETFIHLDHHGENWVGLVHGVKALEIGASLNVYLDPKHVYIFAQDGTSVAPAPYAVAA